CCTCGGAACCCGGGCTGCGAGGCGGGGATTTGAGGCCGCGCGGGCTGCGGCATTAAGTGGGGGTAAACATTCACAGTGTGGACAACGCTGTGAGTGTTTACCGCGAGTTCACAGCGGGCTGTGGCCTGCGTCCTAGCGGGTGCCCGGGGTGTCTGCTGTACTAGTTGAATGACAACACTGACTGAAACCTCAGTCGCTGGCAACGATGACCAGCGAAACAACGGCAAGAACAACTCAACCCGGAAGCTCATGGTGGCACTGGATGTCGACGGCACCCTGGTCAACCACGACGGCCACATGTCGGCCCCGTCCGCGAGGCCGCCCAGGCGGTGGTAGCCGCGGGCCACGAAGTCCTGATCGCCACCGGCCGTTCCCTGAACGCCACCCTGCCCATCATCGAGCAGATCGGGATCGAGACGGGCTACGCAGTGTGCTGCAACGGCGGCGTGACACTCAGGCTCGATCCGGCACACCCCGAGGGCTACGAGGTGATCCGCAAGGCCACGTTCGACCCGGGTCCCGCGCTCCGGGCCCTCCGCAAGCGGCTTCCGATGGCCAAGTACGCGCTGGAGGACGAGGACGGCAACTTCCTGTCCACCGAGCGCTTCCAGGACGCCAGCTTCGGTGTGGAGGCAATCGGCGTGGACTTCCAGACCATGCTCGACGCCACCGCAGTGCGCGTGGTGGTGTTCAGCTCGGAGAACACCTCCGAGGACTTCAACGAGGCCATCAAGCACATCGGCCTGGCGGGCGTGACCTACTCCGTGGGCTGGACCGCCTGGCTGGACATCGCAGCCGAAGGGGTCACCAAGGCCAGCGCCCTGGAACACCTCCGCGGGCACCTGAGCATCGAGTCGCATCTCACGGTGGCGATCGGCGACGGCCGCAATGACATTGAGATGCTCACGTGGGCTGGCCGGGGCGTTGCCATGGGCCAGGCTCCGGACGAAGTGATCGCCGCGGCGGACGAGGTCACCATGTCCGTCCACGACGACGGCGCCGCGCACGTTCTCCGCAGCCTCCTCTAGCGCGGGGCTGCTTCGGGTTCGGCCGTGCAGAGCGGAGCCGGCGTCCTGGCGGAAGCGGGGCCAGCGGACCTAGCGGACTTCGAGGATCAGCTGGAGCAGCCGGGCAGCGGCCGGGCGGGCCGCATGTTCCTCGTTCCACTGTGCCCTGGCAACGGCCTTGCTGACCGCCTGCGTGGTGATGCCAAGCTCCTGGGCCACAGCTTTCTGCTGGCCGCGTACTCCGGGCGTCAGCAGGTCCAGGACGCGCCACTCGGCGGCGCTGCGGTCATGCACGATGTGGCCGAGAAGCTTCAGTACGGCCTCGGATTCCGCGGCGAGATCGGCAAGCGGGCCGTCAACCGCGACCGGGATGCGTTCCTTGCCGTTCCGGAGCCGGTCCACCGCCCGGCGGGCGTAGATCAGGCCGTGCCCGGTGGCGTCCTTGATCTGGTTGGGCAGCGGCTCATTCACCGGCCCCACACCAATCCCCACAAACCAGCTCCCGCAGCGAAGGGCGATCAAGGCCGCCTCCACCGCCTGGTGCGGGCAGTCCACGATGCCCTGGACTTCGTCTTCCACGGAGCGGTCGAAATCAAGGCGCGCGGGGATGTGCCGCAGGTCCTTGAGCAACTGCGGCACCCGGTCGCCATCGCGCCGGCTGTCCGTTTGATTGATGGTCAGCGTGAACATTGTGGATCACAGAATACCCGGTGGCGGCCCCGGGTTCAGCGGCAATGTGTCAGGCGGGCATCCCCGCGCTGTTGCCGCCCACCTTGGAGGCGGCGGGCTCCTGACCATCCATCACCTAATCCAAAGACACCGCGGAATGGACGACGGCGGGCGGCAGGGCTTGGAATGCTGCTGCGGCTTCCGGGACACCAGTATTTCTAAGACCCTCCTGGATCATGCCCACCAGCTGTTCAGGGCTATTCCGTGTGGTGAAGGTGAAGAAACGGAGAGGCCTCCCTGCGCCGTCCGGACCTCGTGCGGGCAGTGCTGTAGCCGTTACCCGTGATTCCCTTGCGCGGAACACTACCGCAAACTGTCCCCGCACGCCGAGGGAAATCTTGTCCTCAGGATTCAGTGTCCTCAGCAGCCGGTCCGCGTCGGTTCCTGCCGGAGCCACAACGGCGCGGAGGGTTCCGGCGTCGATGTCCTCCCAGAGGACTGCCCTGGCGGCGTGCTTCTGGCTGTAGCGGTAAAGAAGGCCGCGGTCGAAAACGAGGAGCCGCCGGAAGCTCCACAGGAGCGTTAGCGACCACAGGGCCAGGCCAGTGAGAATGCTCGCCACAACGTACAGCGGAAGGTTGGAGAATAGTCCGGGACTTCGGGAGGACGTCGGTTGGCCCGTGAACTCGGCTACGGCGGCGAAGACGAAGCCTGCGCCGATGAACCACGGCATCAGCTTCCAACTGATGTGCCATGACAGCTCCGAGTGCCGCAAGGGGCCCAGTTCCTGACCGTACTGTCGCTCAGCCTGGCGTACCAGCCAGGTCCTTCCGGGTTCAGCCACGCCGGTTGCCATTGTTGTAGAGATTGGGCAGCTGATGGTGCTGTTCAGCGGCGGCCTGGTCAGCGGCAGCCAGCTGGGGATCTCGTACGGGTGCAGCCCCCTGGGAGACGCCTGACCGGAGGTCTACGGCAGTGAACTTCGCGTCGAAGGTGTCCCCGCCTCCTCCACTGAGGGCGGAAGCGAAGGCCACCAGGTAATAGAGCGGTGCGAAGGACCAGCAGATGGCCCTCCAGCCGCCCAGCCAGGCTCCCGACGTCGTGCCGTCCGCGATTCTGACAGAACGCATACCGGCGGCTGCGTCGCCCAGGCTGCCGGTAGACCCCATGATCATGCCGTAGGCAAAAAGCACCAGGAACCAGACGGCTGCGAGGGTCGCGAGGAACAGCCCGTTGCTGGCAAGAAGTGCAAGGGAGGCCGAGCCCAAGACGAGGTTCTGGATCAGGGAGTTCAGCACCGCCATAAGGATTCCAGCAACAGCAAACACTACGACGGCATCCAGCGCACGTCCCCAGAAATGGGGCCAACCGGCCTTGCGGACGTAGCGCTCACCCGTGCGGGTGTAGGCCAGCACGGGGCGTCCCGTGACTGTGTCCAGCAGCCCCGTGCTGCTTTTCGGGGCGCGGCTCATGCGGTGCGGACCAGCGAAGCGAGGGCGGATTCAAGGGTGACCGTGGAAGCTTCCCGCAATTCGAGACGGACCGAGTCCCCGGAAAGCCCTGGAGTCGCCGCGCGCGATACTTTAGGCGTCAGGAGGTGTACGCCGGAGGGACCGGTGTAAACGGTCACCGTGGGAAAATCGTCCGAGCCGGTGCTGAAGGCGACGACATTGCTGGCCGCGAGCGTGTCGGCGAGAGCGGTGGAGGCGTGGGCTTCGAAATCGGATTCGGAATAGCTGGACGGTTCCGAGTCCCGGGCAGCGGCCCCTTCGGGGTCGACGAATTCCGCCAGGCGGGCCGGCAAACGTTCGGGCGTGATGACGGTGAAGCCGTGCAGCCCGCCGTCGTCCACTTCCTCCAGTAGCACGCCTTCCACATGGACGTAGGCATAGAGCCAGCGTTTCCCGGTGGAGACCGTCCGTTCAATGGAGACGACGCTGTCGCCACTGCGACGAAGGGTCAGCGCTCCGGTGATTTCCTCCACGGCGTGCAGCCTGCTCGGCTCGCTCTCGCCTTGGAAAATCACCGGGTACACGATCTCCTTGGCCAGGAGGCCACGCAAGGCAACGGCGCACAGGACTGCTTTTTCGGTGGGCTGGGCCGAGAGCCAGGGCAGGGCGACAACCTGGTCATGCTGGACGCCATCGAGGGCGACAACTTCCTCGTCCGTAAGCGTTGGCAGGACCGCCCCGTCAGCAGTAGCCGATTGCAGGACTTTGGCCGCACACTGAACGTCGCGTTCCGTCCATTTCATGGTGTTTGTGGTCATCCGAATATTCCTCCGACAAATTTACCGACTGATTTGGCCGCATCGCCGACCCCATCTGCCACCTTACTGCCTGCATCTTTTGCGAAATCGACAACCTCACCGGCGCCGTCCGCGATGTAGCTACCGGGGTTCCGTGCGAAATTGCTGATGGAATCCCAGTTGTCGGCCACCAGGTTTCCAAGGGCCCACGCGCCGGCCACGATGCCCGCACCAACGATGATGGGGGCGCCGATCGGCCCCAGTAGTGCCGCACCGCCGGCTGTCATGAGCATGATGCTTCCCACGCCGCCTACCACTGAGAGCCCGCCGGCCACCTGGTCACCGGTGCCGCGCCAGCCTTCGTGCTGCGGATTCACGATGTCGCTGATGCCGCCCACAATATTAAGGGGCGCGGTTAACGCCCCCGCAACGCGGAGTCCCTTGGAAAACTTGGTGGCGTCCTGGAAGGCTTGGCTGTAGGGAATGTTGGCCTTGAGGTCGGCGATGACGTCAGTGATCTTGCCGCCGCTCCGCAGGGAGTCAAGGGCCTCGTTGAGCACAGTGCCGCCGGCCCGCCAGTTGGTCAGGACTTCCCGTGTCTTGGCGAAGTCCTCCCAGCCCAGTGTTCCGAGCTTGTAGGCAGCCCAGAGCTGTGATCCGAGGTCCTTGGCCGCCATCCCTGTGTCGTACACGTCCTTGATGACGCCCACCGAGCTTTCGCCGCCTTTGTGGCTGGCGAACTCCTGCTGCTCAGCTTGCGCCTTGAGTTCTTTGGCGCTGGCCTGCAGCAGGCTGACAGCCTTTATGAGGGTTTGCCGGTGCTGGCCGTTCCAGTCGGCCGTGAAGCGAACGGCATCCTGGCCTCGCCAGGAGGTGTCTGCGTTGATGACTTTGCTTAGCTGCAGGCTTTGCAGGTTGATGCTGTCCGCAGCTTTGCTCATGGTGCCTGCAAGCGTCCGCAGCTGGGCAATGTCTGCCCCGTATAATCCGGCCATCTGGAGTCCCCCGTGGTGCTTCGCTCTCAAGTTTCCAAGCCAGCCTAGACGTTCCCACGGTCTGGCGCGATGGAGAGACCTACCCATCGCTGTGAAGGGGCCCATCGAACTGTCCGGGGTTGTTTCAGCCGCCCGGAGATGTTGCGATGGGAGTTGTGCCACCGACGGAGCCCGAGTGAAGCGAGGACTGCAGTGACCAGTGACGTGAATGATGCCCTGCTTGGTGACACCGAACTTGAGCTGGTGGACCGCTGGTGGCGGGCGGCCAACTATCTGTCCGTGGGCCAGATATACCTCCGCTCCAACCCGTTGCTGCGGGAGCCGCTCGGTGCCGAAGATACCAAATCCAGGCTCCTGGGCCACTGGGGCACCACGCCCGGGCTCAACTTCATCTACGCCCACCTCAACCGGGTCATCCGCAGGGACGGGCAGCAGATGCTGTTCATCGCGGGTCCCGGCCACGGCGGACCCGCGGT
This genomic window from Arthrobacter sp. 24S4-2 contains:
- a CDS encoding MarR family transcriptional regulator, producing the protein MFTLTINQTDSRRDGDRVPQLLKDLRHIPARLDFDRSVEDEVQGIVDCPHQAVEAALIALRCGSWFVGIGVGPVNEPLPNQIKDATGHGLIYARRAVDRLRNGKERIPVAVDGPLADLAAESEAVLKLLGHIVHDRSAAEWRVLDLLTPGVRGQQKAVAQELGITTQAVSKAVARAQWNEEHAARPAAARLLQLILEVR
- a CDS encoding RDD family protein gives rise to the protein MSRAPKSSTGLLDTVTGRPVLAYTRTGERYVRKAGWPHFWGRALDAVVVFAVAGILMAVLNSLIQNLVLGSASLALLASNGLFLATLAAVWFLVLFAYGMIMGSTGSLGDAAAGMRSVRIADGTTSGAWLGGWRAICWSFAPLYYLVAFASALSGGGGDTFDAKFTAVDLRSGVSQGAAPVRDPQLAAADQAAAEQHHQLPNLYNNGNRRG